A window of Saccopteryx leptura isolate mSacLep1 chromosome 5, mSacLep1_pri_phased_curated, whole genome shotgun sequence contains these coding sequences:
- the OSER1 gene encoding oxidative stress-responsive serine-rich protein 1 has protein sequence MKSEAKDGEEESLQTAFKKLRVDASGSIASLSVGESPSVRASVRTAADDTKPKTTCASKDSWHGSTRKSSRGAMRTQRRRRSKSPVLHPPKFIHCSTIASSSSQLKHKSQTDTPDGSSGLGISTPKDFSAGECSASLDTNHTVAVVEPLRTSVPRLPPESKKEDSSDATQVSQASLKANNLSDFQSVSKLNQGQPCACLGKECQCKRWHDMEVYSFSGLQNVPPLASDRRSTLEDYSQSLHTRTLSGSPRSCSEQARVFVDDVTIEDLSGYMEYYLYIPKKMSHMAEMMYT, from the exons ATGAAATCTGAAGCCAAGGATGGAGAGGAGGAGAGTCTACAAACTGCTTTCAAGAAATTAAGAGTGGATGCATCAGG GTCCATAGCATCTCTGTCTGTTGGAGAAAGCCCGAGTGTCAGAGCATCAGTCAGAACAGCAGCAGACGATACCAAACCTAAAACCACGTGTGCATCTAAAGACAGTTGGCATGG TTCTACAAGGAAATCTTCACGAGGAGCAATGAGAACCCAGCGTCGTCGACGTTCTAAGTCTCCTGTCCTTCATCCACCAAAGTTTATACATTGCAGTACAATAGCTTCTTCCAGCAGCCAGCTCAAGCACAAAAGCCAGACTGACACTCCGGATGGCAGCAGTGGGCTGGGAATTTCAACCCCTAAAGACTTCAGTGCAGGAGAATGCTCTGCTTCTCTCGATACTAATCATACGGTGGCAGTTGTTGAGCCTTTGAGAACTTCGGTTCCAAGGCTGCCGCCTGAGAGTAAGAAGGAAGACTCATCTGATGCTACCCAAGTCTCCCAAGCAAGTCTCAAGGCCAATAATCTCTCTGACTTTCAATCTGTTTCCAAGCTAAACCAGGGCCAGCCGTGTGCATGCCTAGGCAAGGAGTGCCAGTGTAAGAGGTGGCATGATATGGAGGTGTATTCCTTTTCAGGCCTGCAGAACGTCCCTCCCTTGGCCTCAGACCGAAGGTCTACGCTCGAGGACTACTCTCAGTCACTTCACACCAGAACTCTGTCTGGCTCTCCCCGCTCCTGTTCTGAGCAAGCTCGAGTCTTTGTGGATGATGTGACCATTGAGGACCTGTCAGGCTACATGGAATATTACTTGTATATTCCCAAGAAAATGTCCCACATGGCAGAAATGATGTACACCTGA